The sequence tgcacaacactttaacagccctgttcctgttttgatctctggtatcccactattgaggacaccagagacaaatcgcaagcaaacacagcgcatgcTTGCGCCCCAAAAGAAACAACATGGCATTAACTTCCATCTAAAaacactggatgctctggagaagcgtgacattaacatactcatttggtggtggtgacatgacatgccccctttctgaccccgcccctaatagtgggctgctctgcctttaattgcccgggctgaatttttgtcccagtccggccctgattacagcctagtgataacttcactggccactccttagatggctgttagagatccttcctgggtcatggctgcctaaaatgcatccaaacattcagtatctcctccctctgcatgcattcATTGATtagattcatctctatgaggagatgctgattggccagggctgtgtttgaatcatgctggctctgcccatgatctgcctccttgtcagtctcagccaatcctatggagaataattgtgattggatcaggctaccacttctaatgatgtcagcaaactgcttttttttctgagacaaacagcatgcagagttacagcttcaggcttgaatacagtaagattttgctatatttatggaggcatgaggggcccaggggggctagatggtggttttaacactatagagtcaggaatacatgtttgtgttcctgaccctgtagtggtcctttaaggctaaaCTAGAACTAGAAACCTTTTTCCAACTCAGATCTGCTTCCAGTTTgcatactttgaccttaaattgtaaATCTACTTTGAATACCTGGTAATTACTGTACTATTACTGTAAAATAGCCACTTaggaagtgtgtttttttttttttttatgtaccatAATTCTATGCTTAGGGAGTAAAACCAGCTGTGTTTCTGCCTTAGACAAAAGATAAATGTGAATTGAAATAGCTCACTTAGAACAAAATATCAGAGAGAATATTTCTCCTActacccccaatacaatgtttatattcttgttgttatacaaatatgtaaaactttaataaaaattatttgaaaagaatattTCTCCTCACCTGAATGCCTGCCGACAATCGGTTCTCTCCTTTATTTTGACAGGTGTCTTTTTAACTTCCCCAGTTGGGTGGCTCCATCAGGCTCCACACCCAGTGACTGCCAGACACCGAGGATTAAACAGAGGTCACCTACACCATGAACCTCGAACCCGCCAAAGCGGATATCAAATCAGCCACCCGAGTAACAGGGGGCCCTGCCACCCCCAGGAAAGGACCCCCAAAATTCAAACAACGGCAAACTAGGCAGTTCAAAAGCAAACCTCCAAAGAAAGGTGTACAAGGGTAAGTAATGAGCTATGCTTGTTGTATGCCAATGGTTCTCAGACCAGCCAGAAGGAACCACCAGTACTCTGATTACCCATTTCTATCCTTTACACTTTGCCCATTACTTCTGGCAGGGAGAACAGAGCTACAATCGTTGGCCTTATGGCACACATATTAGGCTGTAATCAGTGCCTAATCAGAGCTCAAATCAGTGTCAGAGGGTGCCAGGATATCATACATTAATCACTGCTCATAGAGTGTTAAGGAGTCACAGTGaccccatacacagcacacacaggttAGATGTGGAATATCGGTCCATATTAACACGGTGCATACATACAGAAAGGTGAAATG comes from Pelobates fuscus isolate aPelFus1 chromosome 5, aPelFus1.pri, whole genome shotgun sequence and encodes:
- the PDE6G gene encoding retinal rod rhodopsin-sensitive cGMP 3',5'-cyclic phosphodiesterase subunit gamma, whose protein sequence is MNLEPAKADIKSATRVTGGPATPRKGPPKFKQRQTRQFKSKPPKKGVQGFGDDIPGMEGLGTDITVICPWEAFNHLELHELAQYGII